A window of bacterium contains these coding sequences:
- a CDS encoding response regulator transcription factor, translated as MTMESILIVEDDPSTLRMLGASLEQAGYRVLAEQTATAALALAEREHPDLIVLDLLLPDQNGLAVCRALRGREETRGIPIIMVTSLDKTSDKVSGLDQGADDYMVKPIDVTELLARVRALLRRHRWEPDGNGAVITVDGFTIQPEQLSVRRGSAEPVQLTALEFKLLYQLASRPEETFSRQALQALVWGSGQGNTERAVDVLINRLRGKLAALPNGGSIVRTVRGVGYRFRA; from the coding sequence ATGACGATGGAGAGCATCCTGATCGTCGAAGACGATCCGAGCACGCTGCGCATGCTCGGCGCCAGCCTCGAACAGGCCGGCTATCGTGTCCTGGCGGAACAGACCGCGACGGCGGCGCTCGCCCTCGCCGAGCGCGAGCATCCGGATCTCATCGTGCTGGACCTGCTCCTGCCGGACCAGAATGGCCTCGCCGTCTGCCGCGCGCTGCGCGGCCGCGAGGAGACGCGCGGGATTCCCATTATCATGGTCACTTCCCTGGACAAGACCAGCGACAAGGTCTCCGGCCTCGACCAGGGCGCCGACGACTACATGGTCAAGCCCATCGACGTCACCGAGTTGCTCGCCCGCGTCCGCGCGCTCCTGAGGCGCCACCGCTGGGAGCCCGACGGCAATGGGGCGGTGATCACCGTCGACGGCTTCACCATCCAGCCCGAGCAGCTCAGCGTGCGCCGGGGGAGCGCCGAGCCGGTTCAACTCACGGCGCTGGAGTTCAAGCTGCTCTACCAGCTCGCCAGCCGGCCCGAGGAGACCTTCAGCCGGCAGGCCCTCCAGGCGCTGGTCTGGGGGAGCGGCCAGGGCAATACCGAGCGCGCCGTCGACGTCCTGATCAATCGCCTGCGCGGCAAGCTGGCCGCCCTGCCGAATGGGGGTAGCATCGTCCGCACGGTGCGCGGTGTGGGCTACCGCTTCCGCGCCTAG
- a CDS encoding proline dehydrogenase, whose translation MRRTGPPGCLSSGWDEARRPAWHLPFGDLTRSGVSPTLTLPSLDPGARQREAKQVAMPSLLDRTIAGLLPAVPRPIVRRVSSRYIAGEEFTAVVAAARALAARNLRSTMDILGENTDSVEKARPPAAAYLELVNRQVEAGVDRNVSIKLSQLGLTSDRELCLESMRAIVARSASHRGKVRIDMEDSSLTDATLWVFKTLRADYTNVGVVLQAYLHRTLADIAALAPLTPDYRLCKGIYIEPAAVAIQDRAGINANFLRALAAMFDGGSVVGIATHDAALIDGAKRLIAERRLGPDRYEFQMLLGVQEKLRDRLVAEGHPLRVYLPYGREWYAYCMRRLKENPSVAGHVFRAMLGLG comes from the coding sequence ATGCGGCGAACTGGGCCGCCGGGCTGCCTGTCATCTGGTTGGGACGAGGCGCGACGGCCCGCCTGGCACCTGCCATTCGGCGACTTGACCAGGTCCGGGGTCAGCCCTACCTTGACCCTGCCCTCACTGGACCCTGGTGCCCGCCAACGCGAAGCGAAACAGGTCGCCATGCCGTCCTTGCTGGATCGCACCATCGCCGGGTTGCTCCCGGCCGTCCCCCGCCCGATCGTCCGCCGCGTCTCGAGCCGCTACATCGCCGGCGAGGAGTTCACCGCCGTCGTCGCCGCCGCGCGGGCCCTGGCCGCGCGGAACCTGCGCAGCACGATGGACATCCTCGGGGAGAACACGGATTCCGTCGAGAAGGCCCGCCCCCCCGCGGCCGCCTACCTCGAGTTGGTGAATCGCCAGGTCGAGGCGGGCGTCGACCGCAATGTCTCGATCAAGCTGAGTCAGCTCGGCCTGACCAGCGATCGCGAGCTCTGCCTGGAGAGCATGCGCGCCATCGTCGCCCGCTCGGCGAGCCACCGCGGCAAGGTGCGCATCGACATGGAGGACAGCAGCCTCACCGATGCCACGCTCTGGGTCTTCAAGACCCTGCGCGCGGACTACACGAATGTCGGTGTCGTGCTGCAGGCCTACCTGCACCGCACGCTCGCCGACATCGCGGCCCTCGCGCCCCTGACGCCGGACTACCGCCTCTGCAAGGGGATCTACATCGAGCCGGCGGCCGTGGCGATCCAGGATCGCGCGGGTATCAACGCCAACTTCCTGCGCGCCCTGGCGGCGATGTTCGATGGCGGCAGCGTCGTGGGCATCGCGACCCACGACGCCGCCCTGATCGACGGCGCCAAGCGCCTGATCGCCGAGCGCCGGCTCGGGCCCGATCGCTACGAGTTCCAGATGCTGCTCGGCGTGCAGGAGAAGTTGCGCGACCGCCTGGTCGCGGAGGGCCACCCGCTGCGCGTCTACCTGCCCTACGGGCGCGAGTGGTACGCCTACTGCATGCGCCGGCTGAAGGAGAACCCGAGCGTCGCCGGCCACGTCTTTCGGGCGATGCTGGGCCTGGGCTAG